A genomic region of Cannabis sativa cultivar Pink pepper isolate KNU-18-1 chromosome 1, ASM2916894v1, whole genome shotgun sequence contains the following coding sequences:
- the LOC115705891 gene encoding WAT1-related protein At2g39510 gives MSTDNNNNNNNNNKSSAQMLKQAKPFVALILQQFGYAGMSIISKAALNQGMSQHVLVVYRHIIAAVITAPFAIVLERKTRPKMTFSIFFKIMLLAFLEPVLDQNLYYTGMKYTTATFATAMCNVLPAFAFIMAWICRLEKVNIKKVHSQAKIMGTIVAVGGAMFMTMYNGPVLNLPWAKQANHLHHSVNAANNQNSVKGALMIIAGCVCWSSFIILQAITLKSYPAELSLTSLMCLMGAGQGTFVALGMEWGNPAAWSLRSQSMILASLYSGVFRSGFAYYIQGLVMIQKGPVFVTAFNPVGLVIVAILSSFILSELMYLGRVIGAVIIVVGLYMVLWGKSKDKPPSEITEKDLPTTTTTTDEQIIVKIETTKTRNQELSVVATDDTTKKSGEEVV, from the exons atgtcaactgataataataataataataataataataataagtcctCAGCTCAAATGCTCAAACAAGCAAAACCATTTGTGGCTTTGATTCTGCAGCAATTTGGGTATGCAGGAATGTCAATAATCTCTAAAGCTGCTCTAAACCAAGGGATGAGCCAACATGTTTTAGTAGTGTATAGACATATTATAGCAGCTGTTATAACTGCACCTTTTGCAATCGTGTTAGAGAG GAAAACAAGGCCCAAGATGACTTTCTCTATCTTTTTCAAGATTATGTTGCTGGCCTTCTTGGA GCCTGTACTCGACCAGAATTTGTACTACACTGGGATGAAGTACACAACAGCAACTTTTGCAACTGCCATGTGCAATGTTCTTCCTGCATTTGCATTTATAATGGCTTGGATTTGTAG GCTTGAGAAggttaatattaaaaaagtacATAGCCAAGCAAAGATAATGGGAACCATAGTAGCTGTTGGGGGAGCAATGTTCATGACCATGTATAATGGACCAGTGTTGAATTTACCATGGGCAAAACAAGCTAACCATCTTCATCATTCTGTAAATGCTGCAAATAATCAAAACTCTGTTAAAGGTGCTCTAATGATTATAGCAGGATGTGTATGTTGGTCTAGTTTCATAATACTACAA GCAATCACACTGAAGTCATACCCTGCTGAGCTTTCCCTAACATCTCTAATGTGCTTGATGGGAGCAGGGCAAGGCACATTTGTGGCCTTAGGAATGGAATGGGGCAACCCTGCAGCCTGGTCTTTAAGATCACAATCCATGATATTAGCATCACTTTACAGT GGTGTATTTCGTTCTGGTTTTGCTTACTATATTCAAGGATTAGTCATGATTCAAAAGGGACCTGTTTTTGTGACTGCTTTTAATCCTGTTGGTCTTGTAATTGTTGCAATATTGAGCTCTTTCATTTTGTCAGAGCTAATGTACTTGGGAAG GGTTATTGGAGCTGTTATTATTGTAGTGGGCCTTTACATGGTTCTGTGGGGTAAGAGCAAGGATAAGCCTCCATCTGAAATCACTGAAAAAGATttaccaacaacaacaacaacaacagatgAACAAATAATTGTGAAAATCGAAACTACAAAGACTAGAAATCAAGAACTTTCTGTTGTGGCCACTGATGACACAACAAAAAAATCAGGAGAAGAAGTTGTCTGA